In the genome of Bradyrhizobium ottawaense, the window GACCCGGCGGTGTGAAAGAGCGGCATCGGACTCAGCAGTACGCTGTCTTCTAGACCTGCTCTGGCCGCCACATAGCTCGCGTTCGTCACCAAGCCGCGGTGATGGAGGAGCGCCCCTTTAGGCTTGCCCGTGGTCCCGGAAGTGTACTGGATCTGCGCCGGATGCTGCGAATCGATCTCCGGCAACGCCGCTTCCGGCGTGTTGCGGATCTCGTCAAGCCAGCCTTCGAAGCAATAGCGGTGGATGCCGAGACCTTCCAACTCGCGGGCGATGGCACCTGTATCGACTTCGCGGAAACTCGATAGATGAAAGAGAGCTGATGATCTGGACTGCCGAAGAACGAATTCGAGCTCGCTCGGCTTGAACGCGGGATTGGCGGTGACCAGGATCACGCCGGCAAGCGCCGCCCCGTACTGCAAGACAACCCACTCCGGCACGTTCGGGGCCCAGACGCAGATGCGGTCTCCGCTCTCGACCCGTTGTAGCAGCCAACTCGCGCAACGCTGCGCATCGTTGTACAATTGAGCGTACGTCCACCGACGGTCAGTGCGTGAGGCCCCGACTGGGGAGGCCATCGATGACGGAACGACTTCGACCAGCGCTTCGCGATCAGGCACGGTGCCGGCAGCGGACGTGAGAGCACGACCGATGCTGACGTCGAGGATCGGCCGCGACGGATCGGCGGGATAGTAGGAATTGCGAAGCCTCGTTTCGTCCATGTCTAAGCCCCCTGACTCTTTTGTCTGTTTCGGACGTTGGATTTCGTCTCGAGAACCGTCCGCATCGCTTCTGCCCAGGCGGCGATGAGGCGCTCGCGCTTTCGCGCCGAGCTTCGGAGGTTGTCCGAGATCGCCAACCCCCTGATGAAATGGAGCGTCAGCGCCACGAATTCATCGTAGGCTTCCGATTCCGTCCATTTGCCAAAGAGCTGCAAATAGACTCGTTCGAGATCACGACGCGCGCCGCGCTCGGCCGCGATGAGCGCCTGCTTCAAAGCCGCGTCCGTGCGTGCGACGGCCCAGAGTTCAAGCTCGGCGAGATAGGCGGGCTGATGGGCGGCGAAGGCCAAGGCCTCGATGGCCGACTGCAGGGAATCCGACGATGCGCCGCTCGCCGCGCGGGATTGCGACACCGCCCGCTCATTGCGGCGGACAAGCTCCGCGACGGTCGCGGCCAGAAGCGATGCATGGTTGGGGAAATAATGCAGCAGGGCGCCCCGGCTAACTTCTGCCCGATGCTGGACAGCGAGGGTGGTCGTGCCGGCTACGCCGTGTTCGATCAGACATTCGACCGCGGCGTCGAGCACTCTCGATCGCATGGTCTCGGAGCCTTCAGACCCGCGCACGGACTTCGCCGCTCTGGACATGCACTTCCTCCTATCGACAGTCAGCGTTGACTGTAGCATGAGATGTGCTACAGTCAATGATGACTGTTTATGCCCGGAGGATACTATGCCGAATTTTTCGACGCTAAGCATCGTGACCCGCGAGGACGCTCCGCGCATCGCTCGCCTCGTCCTCAACCGCCCGGAACGCTTCAATGCCATCGACGATGCGATGCCGGCCGAAATCCGCGCCGCCGTGGAGTGGGCCGAGAAGAATGACGACGTGCATGTCCTCGTTATCGAGGGCGCCGGCAAGGGCTTCTGCGGCGGGTACGATCTCGTCGCCTATGCGGAAAGCGAGATCGAGCATCCATGCCAGCAGGAGAGCGAGCCTTGGGATCCGCTCGTCGATTACGCAGTCATGAAGAAGAACACCGAAAACTTCATGAGCCTATGGAAATGCTCCAAGCCGACGATCGCAAAAATCCACGGCGCGGCGGTAGCTGGCGGTAGTGATATCGCGCTGTGCTGCGACCTGATCGTAATGGCAGAGGACGCCCGGATCGGCTACATGCCGACGCGGGTCTGGGGATGTCCCACCACCGCAATGTGGACATTCAAGCTCGGCCCGTCGCGCGCGAAAGAGCTCATGTTCACCGGCAACATGATCGACGGCCGGACGGCGGCCGAGTGGGGTCTGGCCAACGCCTGCGTGCCGATGGAGCAGCTCGAGAACGCGACCAGGAAGCTTGCGGACCGGATCGCCGGGGTGCCGAAGAGCCACCTTGCCATGCATAAAATGGTGGTCAACCAAGTCATGCTGAATATGGGATTGGAGCAGACGCAGTCGCTCGCCACCCTGTTCGACGGCATCACGCGTCACAATCCCGAGGGTCTGTGGTTCAGGCGGTACGCCCAGAAGCACGGCTTCAAGGCCGCGATCGAGTGGCGCGACAGCGGACGTCCGATTCCGGAGCGCGACGAGGCACGCAAGCAGATCAGCGAGTTGAAGAGCGGCACCTAGCGTGTTGCGCGAGAAGCGATCGATCGCGGCGCGATTTTCCCTTCTTCGAGAACGTCGCCGAAAGTGGACAGTCCGTCTCAGCCATCGACCCCCTGAACGATGATCGATCGATAGTCCGCGCCCAAAAAGCGGTGTCGGACGGCAGCTTGGTATCGGGGGCTGTCATAGAAGGTGCGCGCGGTCTCCATGGTCGGGAAGCTGACCATCGCCACGCCTTCAGGCGAAGGCCCCTCCAGAACGTCCTGAGCGCCGTAGGCCGCGAGAACCGTCGCTCCCGAATTCCCCAGTAGGGGGGTGACCATTTCGGCATAGGTCTCCAGTTCACCCGCGTTGCGGGTGCGTTCGCGAATGAAGATGGCATAGACGCTCATCGATTAAAATCTCCGTTGAGGGTTCAAGATGAAATCAGTGCTGAACGACGATCTTGCCGAACACTTGGCGTCGACCCAGGTGTTCGATCGCCGCTCGCGCCTCCTCGAAGATGAAGGTACTGTCGATGACGGGTTTCAGGCCAGTTCGAGCGACGAAGCGCGTGAGCTCCTCAAGATCGCGGCGGCTGCCGGTCGTGATCGTCTGGAAGCGAGCAAAGCTAAAAAACATCGCCGTGTAATCGACGCTGCCCGCAAAGCCGCCGAGCACGCCGACCAGCGAAATCTGTCCGCTGGGAGCGATTGCCTTGATGGACTGCGCAAGCGAGGTCGCACCGCCCGTCTCCACGATACGGTCAATCCCACGATCGGTCATTGCGCGTGCCGTGGAGCCCCAGTCCTGATCGGCGCGATAATCGATGACCTCGTCAGCGCCCAGCGCTCGCAGACGATCGGCCTTTTCCGCGCTTGAGGTGGTGGCGATGACACGCGCACCCAACGCTTTGGCCAATTGCACTGCGAAGATTGAAACGCCGCCCGTGCCTTGCGTCAGCACGATGTCGCCCGCCCGGACGCCGGCAAGAGCCGACCAAGCAGTGACGCCCGCGCAGGTCAGAGCAGCGGCCTCTGCGAACGACAAAGTATTGGGCGCGGCGACCAGGGCTTCGGCGTCGACGACCTTATACTCGGTCAGCCAGCCATCCCGTTCGACCGAATATTGCTCTGCACCAGCCTCGAACGCGCCACCGAACCAGGTCGGAAAGAAGCTGCTGACAACGCGGTCGCCGATTGCAAAGCGGGTTACATCCGATCCTACCGCCTCGATTTCACCAGCCGCATCAGACAGCGGAACGACGTCCGCCTTGGCGGGAGCAGGGAATATCCCGGTGAGAAGGGCGAGGTCGCGAAAGTTAAGGGCCGTGGCGCGGACCCTGACCCGAACTTGTCCAGGTCCGGGAACGGGAAGATCCTCCTCGATGATCTTCAGGTCGTCGAGCGATCCAATCTTATTAGCTCTGTAGCTTCGCATGTCCCTCTCCAATCGATGAGGTGGGATAGATAGACTGGCTCGATCGTATGAGTAATGGCCCAAGCGCCTTGATTCCTGACCGATCGTCCGATATCGAATCGGGATGGATCCCTTCGACGACGTTGTGAGCGCGATGAGCGTGGCGAGTTCGCTCTATGTGCGATTCCGCTTTACC includes:
- a CDS encoding zinc-dependent alcohol dehydrogenase family protein yields the protein MRSYRANKIGSLDDLKIIEEDLPVPGPGQVRVRVRATALNFRDLALLTGIFPAPAKADVVPLSDAAGEIEAVGSDVTRFAIGDRVVSSFFPTWFGGAFEAGAEQYSVERDGWLTEYKVVDAEALVAAPNTLSFAEAAALTCAGVTAWSALAGVRAGDIVLTQGTGGVSIFAVQLAKALGARVIATTSSAEKADRLRALGADEVIDYRADQDWGSTARAMTDRGIDRIVETGGATSLAQSIKAIAPSGQISLVGVLGGFAGSVDYTAMFFSFARFQTITTGSRRDLEELTRFVARTGLKPVIDSTFIFEEARAAIEHLGRRQVFGKIVVQH
- a CDS encoding TetR/AcrR family transcriptional regulator → MSRAAKSVRGSEGSETMRSRVLDAAVECLIEHGVAGTTTLAVQHRAEVSRGALLHYFPNHASLLAATVAELVRRNERAVSQSRAASGASSDSLQSAIEALAFAAHQPAYLAELELWAVARTDAALKQALIAAERGARRDLERVYLQLFGKWTESEAYDEFVALTLHFIRGLAISDNLRSSARKRERLIAAWAEAMRTVLETKSNVRNRQKSQGA
- a CDS encoding DUF1330 domain-containing protein, whose amino-acid sequence is MSVYAIFIRERTRNAGELETYAEMVTPLLGNSGATVLAAYGAQDVLEGPSPEGVAMVSFPTMETARTFYDSPRYQAAVRHRFLGADYRSIIVQGVDG
- a CDS encoding crotonase/enoyl-CoA hydratase family protein, translating into MPNFSTLSIVTREDAPRIARLVLNRPERFNAIDDAMPAEIRAAVEWAEKNDDVHVLVIEGAGKGFCGGYDLVAYAESEIEHPCQQESEPWDPLVDYAVMKKNTENFMSLWKCSKPTIAKIHGAAVAGGSDIALCCDLIVMAEDARIGYMPTRVWGCPTTAMWTFKLGPSRAKELMFTGNMIDGRTAAEWGLANACVPMEQLENATRKLADRIAGVPKSHLAMHKMVVNQVMLNMGLEQTQSLATLFDGITRHNPEGLWFRRYAQKHGFKAAIEWRDSGRPIPERDEARKQISELKSGT